GCCTGCGGATGTCGTCTGGACCTATTCCGGCGTGCGGCCGCTCTATGACGACGGCGCCAGCGAAGCAAAAGCCGCGACCCGCGATTACGTGTTCGAACTCGATACGCCCGGTGGCGCGCCATTGCTGTCGATCTATGGCGGCAAGATCACGACCTATCGGCGCCTGGCGGAAGAAGCGCTGGAACGGCTCGAACCATACTTGCGTAGCGCCAAAGCGAAGGAAGGTTGGACCGGCAAGTCGCCGCTGCCCGGCGGTGACATGGATGTTTCGGCGGTCGCCGCGCTGACGGCGGAACTGACGCGGAAATATCCGTTCCTCACCCCGGCGCATGCCAACCGGCTCGCCCATGCCTATGGCACGCGCGCGACAAAATTGCTCGGCAACGCCAAATCATTCGCCGATCTTGGCCAGTCGTTCGGCGCCACCTTGACGGAGAGCGAAGTCAGGTACCTGATGTCGAACGAATGGGCCTGCACCGCCGATGATGTGGTGTGGCGAAGATCCAAGCTCGGTTTGCGGCTGTCGCCAGATGAAATTGCCGCGCTCGATGAGTGGATCAAAGCCCACCGCGCCCCCGGCGAACGTCCCTTGCGCGAAGCGGGAGGGCGACCGTGAGCGTCACGCTCGAACACGTCACGCGATCTGTGGACGGCATCCCGACCATTCGCGATGTCTCGCTGACGCTTGAGCGCGGCACGCTGAGCGTGCTGCTTGGACCGACGCTGTCCGGCAAGACCTCGATCATGCGCCTCCTCGCCGGTCTCGACAAACCTGCGACCGGCCGCGTGCTGGTCGACGGCAAGGACGTCACCGGCGCCGACGTGCGGCAGCGCTCGGTCGCGATGGTCTATCAGCAATTCATCAATTATCCCTCGCTGACGGTCTATGAGAACATTGCCTCGCCGTTGCGGGTGCAGGGCAGGCCGCGCGAGGAGATCGATCGGCGCGTTCAGGAAGCCGCAAGGCTGCTGCGGCTCGAGCCCTATCTGAAGCGCACCCCCCTGCAGCTTTCCGGCGGCCAGCAGCAGCGCACCGCGATCGCGCGGGCGCTGGTCAAGGGCGCCGACCTCGTGCTCCTGGACGAACCGCTCGCCAACCTCGATTACAAGCTGCGTGAGGAGTTGCGCACCGAACTGCCGCGCATTTTCGAAGCGTCGGGCGCGATCTTCGTCTATGCGACGACCGAGCCTTCGGAAGCGCTCCTGCTCGGCGGCAACACCGTCTGCATGTGGGAAGGCCAGGTCCTGCAGGCCGGCGACACCTCAAAAGTCTATCGCCAGCCCGATACGCTGCGGGTGGCGCAGGTGTTCTCCGATCCGCCGCTCAACATCGTCGGTATCGAAAAGAAGAACGGTTCGGTGCAATATGCCGGTGGCATCCAGGCGCCGGCCTCCGGCCTCTATGCGCAGCTTTCCGACGGACCCTATCGCGTCGGCTTCCGCGCCCATCAGCTCGAGGTGGCGAACGGCGTCGCTGGCCGCCACGCGTTCCACGCCACCGTCACCGTGACCGAGATCACCGGTTCGGAAAGTTTCGTGCATCTCAACCGTGGTGCGTCCAACTGGGTTGCGGTGCTGCCGGGCGTACATGAATACGAGCCCGGCCATGTGCTCGATGCCGTGCTCGATCCCGACAATGTCTTCGTGTTCGACGGCGCCGACCGCCTGGTCGCGGCACCGGGCAAAGCATGAGGAAGATGCAGCATGGCCCGCATTGACCTCGTCGATCTCGCGCATTCCTACGGCGGCAATGACGCGCCGGTGGAATCGTTTGCGCTGAAGCCGGTGACGATGACCTGGCGTCAGGGCGGCGCCTATGCGCTGCTCGGCCCGTCCGGCTGCGGCAAGACCACGCTGCTCAACCTGATCTCCGGCATCGTCACGCCGTCGCGCGGAAAAATCCTGTTCGACGGCGCCGACATCACACCGCTGTCAACCCAGAAGCGCAACATCGCGCAGGTGTTCCAGTTTCCGGTGATCTACGACACCATGACGGTTGGGCAGAACCTCGCATTCCCGCTGCAGAACCGCGGCGTGCCGAAGGCCGAGGTCGAGGCGCGGGTGAGGCAGATCGCCGACCTGCTCGACCTCACGTTCTATCTCGATCGTAAGGCAACGCGCCTGACTGCCGACGCCAAGCAGAAGATCTCGCTCGGCCGCGGCCTCGTCCGTTCCGATGTCGCCGCGGTGCTGTTCGACGAGCCGCTTACGGTGATCGATCCCGAGCTGAAATGGCAGCTGCGCTCAAAACTCAAGGCGCTGCATCGCGAGCTCGACCTCACGATGATCTACGTGACCCATGACCAGACCGAGGCGCTGACCTTCGCGGACACCGTCGTCGTCATGCATGACGGCCGCGTGGTGCAGAGCGGTACGCCGGCGGAGCTGTTCGACAAGCCCGAGCACACTTTTGTCGGCTACTTCATCGGCTCGCCCGGCATGAACATCGTCCCGGCTGACGTGAGCGGGCACGAGGCGCGCATCGACGGTCACGTCATCGGCCTGCATCGCAATTACGGCGTGCTGCCGGCGGGCGCCAGAATCGAAATCGGCGTACGGCCGGAATTCGTCAACGTCGCCGCTCCCGCGTCCGGCCTGCTGTCGGCCACGGTCGAGCGCATCGACGATCTCGGCCGCGTCCGCTTCGCCCGCGTGCGCATCGGCGATGCAAAATTCGCCGCCCGCGTACCGCCGGGATTTTCCGTGCCCGACAACTCGGTCGGGCTCGTGTTCGATCCCGCCCATGTTCACGTCTATGCCGATAGCCATCTGGTCGAGGGGGTTGCCTGATGGACAAGACCATCAACCAGAAAGCCTGGTTCCTGGTGCTGCCGGTATTCCTGGTGGTCGCGTTCTCCGCGGTGCTGCCGCTGATGACGGTCGTGAACTATTCGATGCAGGACACGTTCGGCAACAACCAGTTCTTCTGGAACGGCGTCGGCTGGTTCAAGGAACTGCTCGATCCCTCGACCGATCTCGGCGGGCGTTTCCTGGCCTCGCTCGGCCGCAACCTGCTGTTCTCCGCCATCATCCTTGCGATCGAGGTGCCGCTCGGCATCGTGGTGGCGCTGTCGATGCCGCGCGAGGGCTGGACCGTTGCCGTATGCCTCGTGATCCTGGCGCTGCCGCTGCTGATTCCTTGGAACGTGGTCGGAACGATCTGGCAGATTTTCGGTCGACCCGACATCGGCCTGCTTGGCTATACGCTCAACAGCCTCGGCATCGACTACAATTACGTCTCCAACGAGTTCGATGCATGGGCCACCGTCATCGTGATGGACGTCTGGCACTGGACCAGCCTCGTCGCGCTGTTGTGCTACGCCGGCCTGAAGTCGATCCCCGACGCCTATTACCAGGCGGCGCAGATCGACGGCGCCTCGCGCTGGGCGGTGTTCAAGGCGATCCAATTGCCGAAGATGAATCGCGTGCTCCTGATCGCGGTGCTGCTGCGCTTCATGGACAGTTTCATGATCTACACCGAGCCGTTCGTGGTGACCGGCGGCGGGCCGGGCAACTCGACCACCTTCGTTTCGATCGAACTGGTCAAGATCGCGCTCGGGCAGTTCGACCTCGGCAAGGCCGCGGCACTTTCGCTGGTCTATAATCTGATCATCCTGATCGTGTGCTGGATCTTCTACACCGTGATGACCAACGCCGGGGCCGAGCGCCCCGAAAAGCAGGGAGTCGCGTGATGAACACGATTCCCGGCCGCCGCATCATCATGGTGGTGTTCCTGATCTTCCTGTTGTTGCCGATCTACTGGCTCGTCAACATGAGCTTCAAGAACAATACCGAGATCGTCACCACCATGACGCTGTGGCCGCACCAGCCCACGCTGGAAAACTACAAGCGCATCTTCACCGACGAGAGCTGGTATTCCGGCTACATCAACTCGCTGACCTATGTGCTGATCAATACCGTGATATCGATTGCGGTGGCGCTGCCGGCGGCTTACGGCTTCTCGCGCTACCGCTTCCTCGGCGACAAGCATTTGTTCTTCTGGCTGCTGTCGAACCGGATGGCGCCGGCGGCGGTCTATGCGCTGCCGTTCTTCAATCTCTATTCGGCGATCAATCTGTTCGATACGCCATGGGCGGTCGCGCTCGCGCATTGCATCTTCAATGTGCCGCTGGCGGTCTGGATTCTCGAAGGTTTCGTCTCCGGCGTGCCGCGCGAGATCGACGAGACCGCGTTCCTCGACGGCTATTCGTTCCCGCGCTTCTTCATCAAGATCCTGGTGCCGCTGATCGCGAGCGGCATCGGCGTCGCCGCGTTCTTCTGCTTCATGTTCTCCTGGGTCGAGTTGCTGCTGGCGCGCACGCTGACGTCGGTCAACGCCAAGCCAATCTCGGCGATCATGACCCGCACGGTGTCCGCCTCCGGCATGGATTGGGGGCTGCTGGCTGCGGCCGGCGTGCTCACCATCATTCCCGGTGCCTTAGTGATCTGGTTCGTCCGCAACTACATCGCGCGCGGCTTCGCGCTCGGTCGGGTGTAGGAGGCGCATATGGAACACATCGCATGGATGGCCTGGACGCTCCCGACCGCGATTTTCTTCGTGATGCTGGCGCTGACATTGGGGGCGATGACCTGGCTTGCGGTCGCTTATCCCGAAGCCGAGCGGGTCGGCGTGCTGCGCATTCCGACCACGCGCGGCGACCGGCTGTTCATTTCGCTGGTGCTCGCCGCCGTCATCCATCTGCTGTGGATCGCCTTTTTCGGCACCGATCCGATCGCCACTCTGCCGATCGGGGAGGGCGTTGAGATTTCGAGCCTGTGGCTCGCAACCGTGATTTCGCTTCTATCGGCCGTTGCGATTTTCCGCACCGTCTAGGAAGCGAAAAAGAGCAGATCCGGGATCAACCCGGGCCTGAGTTTATTTTGTCGCTGCAACCGGAGGATCCAACATGCGACGCTTGAGAGGAAGAAACGGTCCCTTGACCAAGGAGAACTTTCTGACGATGACCAGCGCGGCTGCGCTGATCGCAGCTTCCGTTACGATTGCCGCACCCGCTCGTGCGGACGACGCGGTCAATCAACGATGGATTGACAGCGAATTCCAGCCCTCGACGCTGTCGAAGGCCGATCAGTTGAAGGAGCTGCAGTGGTTCGAAAAGGCCGCCCAGCCGTTCAAGGGCATGGAAATCAGCGTCGTCTCGGAAACCATCCCGACGCATGAGTATGAATCGCGGACGCTGGCGAAAGCCTTCACCGAGATCACTGGCATCAAGGTCAAGCACGACATCATCCAGGAAGGTGACGTGGTTGAGAAGCTGCAGACCCAGATGCAGTCCGGCAAGAACGTCTATGACGGCTGGATCAACGATAGCGATCTGATCGGCACGCACTTCCGCTACAATCAGACCGTGATCCTGTCGGATTACATGACCGGCGAAGGCAAGGACGTCACCAATCCGCAGCTCGACGTCAACGACTTCATCGGCAAGTCCTTCACCACGGGTCCGGACAAGAAGCTTTATCAGCTTCCCGATCAGCAGTTCGCGAACCTCTATTGGTTCCGCTACGACTGGTTCTCCAATCCGGAGTACAAAGCCAAGTTCAAGGCCAAGTACGGCTACGATCTCGGCGTTCCCGTGAACTGGTCGGCCTATGAAGACATCGCCGAGTTCTTCACCAACGACATCAAGGAGATCAACGGCGTCCGAGTCTATGGCCACATGGACTACGGCAAGAAGGATCCCTCGCTCGGCTGGCGGTTCACCGACGCCTGGCTGTCGATGGCCGGCAACGGCGACAAGGGCATCCCGAACGGCCTGCCGGTCGACGAATGGGGCATCCGCATGGAAGGCTGCCGTCCGGTGGGCTCAAGCGTCGAGCGCGGCGGCGACACCAACGGTCCGGCGGCGGTCTATTCGATCGTCAAATACCTCGACTGGATGAAGAAGTATGCTCCGCCGCAGGCGCAGGGCATGACCTTCTC
This portion of the Bradyrhizobium sp. AZCC 2262 genome encodes:
- a CDS encoding ABC transporter ATP-binding protein, with translation MSVTLEHVTRSVDGIPTIRDVSLTLERGTLSVLLGPTLSGKTSIMRLLAGLDKPATGRVLVDGKDVTGADVRQRSVAMVYQQFINYPSLTVYENIASPLRVQGRPREEIDRRVQEAARLLRLEPYLKRTPLQLSGGQQQRTAIARALVKGADLVLLDEPLANLDYKLREELRTELPRIFEASGAIFVYATTEPSEALLLGGNTVCMWEGQVLQAGDTSKVYRQPDTLRVAQVFSDPPLNIVGIEKKNGSVQYAGGIQAPASGLYAQLSDGPYRVGFRAHQLEVANGVAGRHAFHATVTVTEITGSESFVHLNRGASNWVAVLPGVHEYEPGHVLDAVLDPDNVFVFDGADRLVAAPGKA
- a CDS encoding ABC transporter ATP-binding protein, translated to MARIDLVDLAHSYGGNDAPVESFALKPVTMTWRQGGAYALLGPSGCGKTTLLNLISGIVTPSRGKILFDGADITPLSTQKRNIAQVFQFPVIYDTMTVGQNLAFPLQNRGVPKAEVEARVRQIADLLDLTFYLDRKATRLTADAKQKISLGRGLVRSDVAAVLFDEPLTVIDPELKWQLRSKLKALHRELDLTMIYVTHDQTEALTFADTVVVMHDGRVVQSGTPAELFDKPEHTFVGYFIGSPGMNIVPADVSGHEARIDGHVIGLHRNYGVLPAGARIEIGVRPEFVNVAAPASGLLSATVERIDDLGRVRFARVRIGDAKFAARVPPGFSVPDNSVGLVFDPAHVHVYADSHLVEGVA
- a CDS encoding carbohydrate ABC transporter permease, whose product is MDKTINQKAWFLVLPVFLVVAFSAVLPLMTVVNYSMQDTFGNNQFFWNGVGWFKELLDPSTDLGGRFLASLGRNLLFSAIILAIEVPLGIVVALSMPREGWTVAVCLVILALPLLIPWNVVGTIWQIFGRPDIGLLGYTLNSLGIDYNYVSNEFDAWATVIVMDVWHWTSLVALLCYAGLKSIPDAYYQAAQIDGASRWAVFKAIQLPKMNRVLLIAVLLRFMDSFMIYTEPFVVTGGGPGNSTTFVSIELVKIALGQFDLGKAAALSLVYNLIILIVCWIFYTVMTNAGAERPEKQGVA
- a CDS encoding carbohydrate ABC transporter permease, producing the protein MNTIPGRRIIMVVFLIFLLLPIYWLVNMSFKNNTEIVTTMTLWPHQPTLENYKRIFTDESWYSGYINSLTYVLINTVISIAVALPAAYGFSRYRFLGDKHLFFWLLSNRMAPAAVYALPFFNLYSAINLFDTPWAVALAHCIFNVPLAVWILEGFVSGVPREIDETAFLDGYSFPRFFIKILVPLIASGIGVAAFFCFMFSWVELLLARTLTSVNAKPISAIMTRTVSASGMDWGLLAAAGVLTIIPGALVIWFVRNYIARGFALGRV
- a CDS encoding DUF2160 domain-containing protein, whose protein sequence is MEHIAWMAWTLPTAIFFVMLALTLGAMTWLAVAYPEAERVGVLRIPTTRGDRLFISLVLAAVIHLLWIAFFGTDPIATLPIGEGVEISSLWLATVISLLSAVAIFRTV
- a CDS encoding ABC transporter substrate-binding protein, yielding MRRLRGRNGPLTKENFLTMTSAAALIAASVTIAAPARADDAVNQRWIDSEFQPSTLSKADQLKELQWFEKAAQPFKGMEISVVSETIPTHEYESRTLAKAFTEITGIKVKHDIIQEGDVVEKLQTQMQSGKNVYDGWINDSDLIGTHFRYNQTVILSDYMTGEGKDVTNPQLDVNDFIGKSFTTGPDKKLYQLPDQQFANLYWFRYDWFSNPEYKAKFKAKYGYDLGVPVNWSAYEDIAEFFTNDIKEINGVRVYGHMDYGKKDPSLGWRFTDAWLSMAGNGDKGIPNGLPVDEWGIRMEGCRPVGSSVERGGDTNGPAAVYSIVKYLDWMKKYAPPQAQGMTFSESGPVPAQGAIAQQIFWYTAFTADMVKPGIPVMNADGTPKWRMAPSPHGSYWKEGMKLGYQDAGSATLLKSTPPDRRKAAWLYLQFIVSKSVSLKKSHVGLTFIRESDIWDKSFTERAPKLGGLIEFYRSPARVQWTPTGNNVPDYPKLAQLWWQNIGDASSGAKTPQAAMDSLAAAQDSVLERLEKSGVQGACGPKLNKKETAEFWFAKSAKDGNIAPQRKLANEKPKGETVDYDTLVKSWPATPPKRAEAK